DNA from Bacillus sp. Marseille-P3661:
ACGCGATAATAAAAATTGGAGAAAAAGTCGGGTTAGAATATGTTAAAATGTTAAAGCAAAATCAATTTCTATATCGTGCTGGAATTATGCAATATCTTCAAGATACATATGACCCAAATCCATTTTCAGAAATCAGTAAACAAAATCGTGCGATTCGTACACTATTGTCCGATACTGATATAAGTTCAAGTTTCACAGTGATTATTCAGCAAAAGAAGCTAGATTTATCAATAACGGATATTCTAACTTATGATGCTTTCAATTAATCGCTATATATAGTAAATAAAAAAAAGACGGTGCAACTTAAAATTGCATCGTCTTCTTTCATGCTAATAGGTTAAATTACGGCCTATATATGTAACCATACTTTTTAGATTAATGACCGCCTGATCCTAATGGCATCATAAACGTAGTCCAGTATGTGAAGCCGATGAAGAAAAGTGTTAAAAAGGCTCCAAATATATAGACATACATACGCTCAGATAATTTTAAGAATCCTACGGCTAAAA
Protein-coding regions in this window:
- a CDS encoding DUF2626 family protein, producing MGNMYRVMAFWTAIFSIMFYLGHMPTTSLLFLGITGFLLAVGFLKLSERMYVYIFGAFLTLFFIGFTYWTTFMMPLGSGGH